CATGGTCATTGACACCCAAGCCCCTTAGTTACAGAACTGGTAAGCCCCAACCCCCTTCACCCTCAGGGCAGGGGGCCCCAGTGTCAGCTCAGGggctgttttgtttttggttcccTCTTCATTTTTGGCCCCTGAATACTTCCCTGATTTTATTGGGAGCTCATCTGCACATTTaaagtttttattattgttataatgTAAACACATTTCTAGGGGTTTCTTACAGGAGGGTTTTCAGCTTGTTGGTAAATACGTCGGTCCACCTAttccaaaaacccaaaaaacccagtgcccagtgccatctagttgattccgactcataaggtcCACCTATTCCAACTATGAAAAGAAGCATTTCTAAATTCCATTTATTCCTTTTCTCTAGCTTGTTCCCCCTTCAGGTTTATCCAGTTTTGCTGTGTTGTTTATCATTTAAAAAGTGTGTTTATAAAAGTGTAGTTGCAACTCAGAGGGATTAAAGACAAGATAACTCGCAGACTCAGCTTCTAGAgtcatagacatttttactacaaTTCTTACCACGTTGTTTTATCTTGGAGTCAGTCAGTAACTTTTCACAGTTTAGACCTGTCAAGCAGTTTGCAGAGGaaaagtgaaaagagaaagagagagaaaaaaaaattccgtaTACACAACAGCTTATGAAACAACAAAAGACCACACAGAACGCTGAAATTACTATCTTGCCTTCACATCTCGGTCCCTGCTGAGTTATTTCTCCCCCTCTCCCCAAGGCTGCTCCATCCCTCAGCGCCAGCACTTCCAGTTGCAACATCAATCCTCAGGGGGACCTTCCGCTCATTTCGCTCCTCTCCCCTCGACACTCCTCCAATTAATCTGACTTCGATACAAACCTCTGCATATGGTGCAACTTCCAGAACCCCCTCCTCTCGCACCCCGCCCCTCCAAATCCCGGGGAACTCCCGTACACGCAGTGCCACTGGCATTACTCATTCATCCCCATTCAGGCTTCCCCAGCATTTATTAAGGGCGCTCGGCTGCTGCCTCTCACTCTCGCTTTCCTCCACGCAGACCCCTCTCGCTGGAGAGCCTCTGCCTGCTCTCTCGCCAGCTGTGGGAAGTCACCGAGAAACTTCAGCTATGTATCTCCCTGCGATACTGCTCTGTGCCTTCTGGGCTGCGGCGTCGGCGGCGGAGAACTCAGAGGATTGTGACCTCATGTTCGTGAATCTGGACAACGAAATAGACAACGGGATCCCTTCCACCGAAGAACGTGAGTTCACTGTGACTGTTTCCCTGCTAGCCTTAACTAGATAGCCACCTCCCTGGGTCCAAAGAGCGTACACATTTTTTGCAGCTATTGAAATGAGCTAAAAATTTGTTTCTTTTGCAAGGGAGAGAAGTACTTTTGCAAAGGGGGAAGTtccaaaaagtttttttcttaagaggtacAGAATGAGCTGAGCCGTACGAAATTGCAGATATTTGACTGTTTTGTGCTACAAAAACGGCAATTTTATAGAGTTCAATTGATTATGCATCGGAATGAATGGCTTCTGTGCAGGCTCAAGACACTGCTTTTCAGATGGTGTCTTTAAAGGGAAGAGGGGTGCTGGGGATGGGTTTTAACTTGGGGCCACCCAGGCAGGTCAGCTTTTTACAAAGCCCACCCAAGGGAGGCCTGGGCGGGTGGGTAACCCGTGTGTGTTCCGCGCTCTAGCCGCGCCGCCCTGCGACTGCCGTCGGGAGCACTCCGAATGGGACAAGCTGTTCATCATGCTGGAGAACTCGCAGATGAGGGAGGGCGCGCTGCAGCAGGCCGTGGACGAAGTGCTCCGGAGCGACCTGCAGAGGCTGCGGGCGGAGCTGGGCCGGCTCGCCGACAGCCTGGCCAGGACCTGCGGGCCGGCGGCCTCGGCGGAGGCCAGGCTGGCGCGGGCGCTGGACGAGCTGCTGCAGGCGAGCCGCGACGCGGGCCGCAGACTGGCGCGCCTGGAGGGCGCCGCGCCGCAGCGGCCGGAGGAGGCGGAGTGCGCCCTGGGCGCAGCGCTGGAGGAGCTGCAGCAGACGCGAGCCGACCTCCGCGtcgtgcaggactgggcggccCGGCGCCTCCTGCCCGCAGGTAAGGCCGGTAGGCCCAGCAGGGACCTCCGCTCCCCCGGGCTTTGCTCCGGAGCCGGGGCGCAGGCTGCGCGCAGCCCAGGCGGGCCGCGTTCCAGGGGGGCTTCGGGGAGACGCACAAACAGACACGTGTTTCTGCACGCACAGGGCTCAGACATACCAAACAAGGCGGGAACATTGGCTTAGAAAAGTGTTCCCCAGTCTCGATTAACCAAAAAGGTAGATGTGGAAGTGACAATCCCAGTCTTGAAATAGGCGTCCAGGGCCCCTGACACCCGATCCAACCAGGCGTCGCAGGAGTTCTATTGGCCGGTGAAAACCCTGACCCCCCTCAACGCCCTGCTTCCTCAGTTAGAGATTTCCACTTCATCTAATTTtagcctgcctttttttttttttttcctcctgttagGGGATCTCTGGTTCCCCGCGCTATTTCAGGGCCCAGACTAACTTGTAGGGATGTTTTCCAGCCCCTCGGCCGGCCCCTCCTCCCTGCCGGCTCCGAGCTAGAGGGTTGGGGCGGGATCTGATCGCCTGCAGGCTCGGTGGGAATTTCTGAGGGGTTCCCAGCCCCCGATTCTGTGGAATGAGAGCTTGGGGTGGAGGTCCAAGGGTGTGCCATTGTGATAAAACGGCGGTTGAGGGATTCACGTGGAATAGGTCAGATGTAGGAACCAAGCGGTGTTCGAGACCCCCGCCCCATTGCAGGGACTCTGAGAATCAAGGCCAAATGGGAGATTGGGTTCAAACCAAATGTAACTTGTCAGAGTCTCCATGAATCTCCAAGTAGACGTGGGCTCCcaaaataatacatttaaaacatggttaaaagaaatagaagattcagagcctttttgagttaaaatttctAAGAAATGATGTGAAAATCGTTTTGGGTTGATATTAGAAAATTAGTGTCCGAGGTAGGACACTTAGGCTTTTTCTGAGAATCTCAGAACAACAACTTAACACTGCCCTTCCCTATGTGTCTAACACAGCTGTCATTGCGTGGGGTGGACTGAAGACTTACAAGCTTGTGTGAGAGATGTTTCATTTAAAATTACACAGGTTGTACCAGAATATTAGTCTTTCCCAACTCCATGGGGACTTTTTATAAGTACAGAGCAGAGTCTCTTAAACAGGAAGTAGGGCTTCCGAGAGGGAGAGCATGAAATCACATGTCAGTGTGAGTGATAAGGAGGCAAGCTACAATTACGTGGCTATTTTAGCGAATGAAATGCCTTGTGTTTGCAAATGTGAAAGATCATGGTACGTGCAACCTCCCAGAAAAGCTGAGGAATGACCCTGATTTCCATCTTCGCCTCTACATAGTACTTGGAGCAGAAGAGGGAGGAATTCCTGAATTCTGACATGTTCATTTCTTATTACATCCAATAATATGTTTACCCACATGCTCTGGTCTCCTGCCAGCCTTGGCTTTTAAGGGATTCTTATTCATTCTGTTGTCGGCCTTCTAAGAAGCCggttttaattttgtttggtCTTTGATGATGTAATCAGAAAGACCTATTAGATAAAAAGCCATTCGGACATTTTTGAGGGGTGTCAATAGCCTCAATCACTGATCCCCAGAAGAAGcccacagaaaaaccaaaccaaaacaaaacaaaaaaactgccaagAGGCAGTTTCTGTCCATAAACTCATGTGGGCAGTGAAACCTGGAGAGGAAGCTGGTCTCTGAGACTCAGTCGAGAGACCCTTTGGAATGCAGTCCTGGCTGCCCGGGCTTACTTACACAGGAAATCAGCTAAGCAGGTTGCAGGCGGCACCCTTTGTACATCACTTCATTGAACCACTACAGAGACTATCTCAGATGCCTGTGGATTTGCTTAtcttttgttccatgatctttatttgaTTTAATTAATGAACGAGAGAAAATCCACCTAGAAATTTCATCTGAAGAATTAGTGCcttgttaaaaaataattttaaaaaaaaagctttgaaaaTTCAAATTGTGTAGTGAAAAAGTTAATACCAACGATGACAGGAACAGTTTGTGCTTTAGTGTTATCGTTCCTGTTACAGGGTCTCCTGAATCTCAGTACCTGCTTTCAGGGTTACTGAGGGAGAAGGCGCACGTCTATTTAATTGTTTCTGGACAGAGCCTTGTCGGGAGCCACGTGCCGAAGTTTACCATCATGTATCATACTTTACACGGATATTTGGCTTCTGCAACTTCTGTCTGTCTACTGGTTAGCCTTTAAATGCTTTGGGAATTTGCTTTTCAAAGTTATCCATGGCAAGTCTGTAGGATGCTATAAAGTGAAtacctaaacccaaacccactgctgttaggtcaattccaactcatagcaaccctccaggaccgagtagaactgccctgtagggttaccagggctgtagtctttatgggagcagactaccaCTTCCTTCTCTCTCGGGGCAgctggtgagttggaatcagcaaccacgtgattagcagccaagggctttaaccactgtgccaccagggtttcttcttgtAAAGTGAATCCCTAGTCCTaatttagttgtttttttaattctttctttatctgggCTTTCATATATGAGGTTAGCATAAAGCAGAGCTCATCTCTTAAAGGTTTTAGCACTATCATTTCCCGGAGACCTAGAAGGTCTTAACTCAGTGTCTCCAGCTCCCTGACTGACCACGTAGCTTTGAGATGAACAGAAGTGGGTAGATTACTGAGCTCCCAAGCCCAAGCTGGAAAAAAGCCCTCTTCCTAAATGCTCTTTGCTAGAAACACATTCTCCACTGGGCCCCTTGGAAAAACTCACGTCCCTTGaaggttttttttattagtaCTCAGATAGTATTTAGAAGCACGTGGGCTACATGAGAGCTTTTAAGAATACCCTCCATTTCCGCAGCTCTCCTTGCATGCTACACACTTGTTGCTTACAGACTCGTGGAATATTAGAAGCAGACTGAAAGAGCCTTTTACAGATCACACTAAAGCCTAGAGCAATTTGAGAGCTTGTGAAAAGCTGTAAAACCATTAGTTGCACAGAAAACCGCGCTCTAGCTCTTGTAGCCAAATCTTCTATTAAGAGGAAACGTAGTCCTCAGGTTAAGGAAGTGGCCTCTGCAGCCAGACTGCCCAAGGTCAAACGCCAGTGTTGCCACTTTACCAATTATATAACCGTAAACAAGTTACTTAGCCtgccatgcctcagtttccccatccatgGAATGGGGACAATAAGACTACCTCTCAGGGTTGATGTGAAGATTAAAATAACATGAAAAGTGATTAGAACaacacctggcacatagtgagcACCCAGTAAGCACTGGTCATTTTTACTATTATTGCTTTTCAACATTGTTGCCTTTCAAAGGTAGTTTTGTACCTAGTTGGTGAAGTTTACAGTATCTGAGAACATGTGATACATTACAGTGTATTCAGCAACAATGTAACTATTCtagagttttggttttttttaaaaaaagcatgtTGACAATGGCTGAATGGGGTGAGCGTGATCCATCGAATTTCCCAGGTTTATTATTTTAGAGgcatccttgggtggtacaaacagaaaggttggaggtttgagtttacccagaggtaccttggaagaaaggcctgcagtccacttcccaaaaaatcggccattaaaaaccctatggaacacagttctgctgtgacacatatgggatcaccatgagtcggaatccatccAACGGCATGGTGAAGGCAGACAGAGGGAAATGGGTGTGCCTGTAAGTTCTTGGAAATTATAGTGTCATTGCCTGGAGTTAGCTTAGCaatcaacattaaaaaacaaaacaataaaaccaacaacatcccccctccaaaaaaaaaaaaaaaaaaacccaaaacaattaaaaaaggaaGCAGGCTAATTAAGTGGGGAAGAAGTTATTAAAACACGTTTTTCATGATTTTATGGGTTTGGACTACTTTCCTCCCCTGCGCACCTTCTCTATATAGGTGTTTTGTTTATCTGAGTAAGAAAATCAGGTTTCCTTATCCTCGTTTTCTTTACAGAGGTGACACCTAGGCCCTTCAAGCCGTAACGTGATGCCGCATACCATGTCCAGTTGTAGTCACTAAAATGCCTATGCTAAAATCCCTAAATGCCAGCAAAACTTCTGAGTGAGTCTGTGTTTTCTCTCACACCCTTCTCCATACTTTATCCCTGCTATAGGTTGTGAAACAGCGATTTTATTCCCGATGCGTTCCAAGAAGATTTTTGGAAGCGTACATCCGATGACACCAATGCGGCTGGGGTCTTTCAGTGCCTGCCTTTGGGTCAAAGCCACAGATGTTTTAAACAAAACCATCCTGTTTTCCTATGGCACAAAGAGGAATCCATATGAGATCCAGCTGTACCTCAGCTATCAGTCCACAGTGCTCGTGGTAGGCGGAGAGGAGAACAAACTGATTGTGGACACTGTGATTCCCGTAGGAAGGTGGAGCCACCTGTGTGGCACCTGGGCTTCAGAGACAGGGAGCGCGTCCTTGTGGGTAAACGGAGAACTGGCGGCCACCACGGCAGAGATGGCTCCAGGTCACGTTGTTCCTGAGGGAGGAATCCTGCAGATAGGCCAAGAAAAGAACGGCTGCTGCGTTGGCGGTGGCTTTGATGAAACTTTGGCCTTTTCTGGACGAGTCACAGGCTTCAATATCTGGGATCACGTTCTCAGCCCTGAAGAGATAAGAGAAACTGGAGGAGCGGAGTCTTGTCACATCCGGGGAAACATCGTTGGGTGGGGAGTCACAGAGATCCAGCCACATGGAGGAGCTCAGTACGTCTTGTAAGGGCTGTGAAACTCCACTTGAAGCCAAAGAAAGAAACTCATGTTTTAAATATCATGGTTGGGAAGGTCTAAAAACCTCAATGCATTAATAAGAACACTTGAGACTAATGAAGGAGAGAGCTGCAACCAATCTTTATTTATCCtggcaaaatactgaataaaCAGTTGAAGCAAAGATATTGGAGAAGGCTTTTGAGGATATTGTTACTAGACTTATGCCATGGTGCTTTCAGATTAATGCCGTGTCTTTGTCAGATAAACTCTCAAAGAATTAAAAAGGACTGTGTTGCTAAACAGAAGGACAATTGTTTGACTTTCCTTTGGTTAATTTTGTTTTGGGAGAAGATTTTTACATTGGCAGAATAATGAAATAACATTTGTTGttcattattcattgttattGGTGTGTACCTTATAAACAATGATAAAACACGTTTATACTGCAATGTGACTTAACAAATATAAATGTAGTTTACATGTTATAACTGAGTGTCGCTTTTTTGGAGGAGATACTTGTATAAGTTATATTGTAAAATGGTTTTGTGTTAATTTTATTAAGACTATTTTTGTAAAGCTCTgctgtaaataaaatattttataaaactaaCTCATATTGTCTAATTATATATTTAAGAGGTGTTCTGGAGCACATTTAtactttcttcttcatgtaaagAGGAGAGTTATTTTCAGAGATTAATCTATTATGTAAACAATAATAGTTAATATCGTTAGAAATCAACTGTAGAGTTGTTTCAAACTTCGACTCCCTCGAATTCATATGGAAGAAATATGATCTTAGTTAAGTCAGTTCATCTCTCTGGGTTTTACTTTTCtcaacaaaaactcaaagaattGAGGAACTAATGATCTATATAGGTCCCTTCTAGTTTGATGATTCTATGAGCTTACGTagctcatggaaaaaaaaaaaacagtacgcGAATTACCACTGCTTCCCAGATACGTGTGATGCCTGCAAGCAGTGGCTTAGTACTGTCATTGGGGGAGATCTAGAAACTGGACAAGAGACAATGACTCCTGCCCTTAAATCACACCCATTCCCTTACCTCCTCATGAAGAGGAGGACAGTCAAGCCCCCTTACATTGCAGATGGGGCGTTAACTCCCCACCACGCTAGTGTTCTCCTCCTGTAGGGTCTACACAAGGGCTGGTAGGGGAGCATTTTGAGGCAACATCACAACTTTGCTGCTGAATGTCAGTGGGAAATATGGTAGAACCACTAGAACCACAGTGGTGATGCATCTGTCCATAGACAGGGCCCGAACACAGGCCACTTCTTATTCATGAGGTCTGCAGAATGCTTGGACCTAGGACCCCAGCAGGGCCAGGTGTAATCATCAACCCACATTTTGTACCTAACTAGCTGGGTATCCTTGGACAAGTAACTTACATTCTCTGAGTCTTCTCTAAAAAATGAGAGAGCTGGACTCTTGGGGCCTTCCAGCAATAAGACTCCATCAATCTAAGAATCTTTGAAGATGTCATGACACAGGTACAGCTTTATCGCACACTTGAGAACCACAGAACCAGGCTGACGAGTCTCTAAGGAAATCTCTTGCTGACCTGGGCTGTTAGGCCAGTCTCCGACTCTTGGAGATTACCTAACTCAAGGTTGCAGGTTACAATGTCCCTGTCTGTATGACTTGAACTCTCCGCTGAGAAAAGAAATACTGGGCTCAGCCTTCGGCAGAGTTCAGCACGCTTTCTGTTCTTTTTCACCAGCTGGTTCAGCATGAATTAGATCTGTTCGAGAGACGGAACTCAAGATGACACACGCCAAGCAAGATACTTGCAAATGCACATACTGGCAGAGTTACATGTACGAAAAcgttttatttttatggtgattACATGTCGAGGGCAAAGAAGAAGCGAATAGAGGAAAATAAAGCAATCCTCCGGATTAAAAAAGAAGTTTCATCTGAGACAGCAGTAAATCTGAGTATGTATTCCAAGGACTTCTAATTGTTCCCTGAcatccattttctcttttttccttaatAACAGGGATCTGATTTCAGTAGCACATAGGGCCACTTGGAGTAAAGACTACACTTTCTAGCATACGACTAAGCTCTGACCGACACTGAAATACTGTATGTGATTCTCAGAGAACGAGCCCCTCTTTCCCTGCCTGGTCCTGACTGGCTGGAATGCAGCTACGATGGCTGGAGGTTCAGCATCCCCTTTAGACCATGAGATTTAGCCCAACAACAGAGAAGAAACTCGGGCCTCTGATGATTGTGAAGCTGCCCCACCAGCCCTGGGCTGTCTGCCCCTCGACTGCTTTTACATGGGAGAAAAGTACACTTCTATCATTTTTAAATCACTATTGATCGGCTGTCTAAATTATTCCTTATCCAGTAGCTTTTATTCCTTCACAGAAAAGACCATGTACTTTATTCTCTGAAAACACTCATAGTCTACACTTAGAAAATACATTTCACAGACTCTCAGgaagtaggcttttttttttttttttaacaatcaaTAGAACTTAATGACTGTTAGAATTTATAGCGTCAGTAAAagggaaaaactaaaaaaaattttttttaagtgtcagcATGCTTGCTTGTCACATTGGCAAGCAGTTTCATTCACTGGAATAATTAAGAAGGATGCTataaaggaggaaataaaacGTGTGTCTGTAAATAATACAGACTAGGCTATATGTCTagtgtatatgtatttatttatttatccatgtgTGTGCTAGGCTGAC
The sequence above is drawn from the Loxodonta africana isolate mLoxAfr1 chromosome 23, mLoxAfr1.hap2, whole genome shotgun sequence genome and encodes:
- the PTX3 gene encoding pentraxin-related protein PTX3; translated protein: MYLPAILLCAFWAAASAAENSEDCDLMFVNLDNEIDNGIPSTEEPAPPCDCRREHSEWDKLFIMLENSQMREGALQQAVDEVLRSDLQRLRAELGRLADSLARTCGPAASAEARLARALDELLQASRDAGRRLARLEGAAPQRPEEAECALGAALEELQQTRADLRVVQDWAARRLLPAGCETAILFPMRSKKIFGSVHPMTPMRLGSFSACLWVKATDVLNKTILFSYGTKRNPYEIQLYLSYQSTVLVVGGEENKLIVDTVIPVGRWSHLCGTWASETGSASLWVNGELAATTAEMAPGHVVPEGGILQIGQEKNGCCVGGGFDETLAFSGRVTGFNIWDHVLSPEEIRETGGAESCHIRGNIVGWGVTEIQPHGGAQYVL